A window of Trichoderma atroviride chromosome 3, complete sequence contains these coding sequences:
- a CDS encoding uncharacterized protein (EggNog:ENOG41): MLHGGEADEPIFQAELSASFYQKMLPERCISQINLHVSLADADHDGICRDNLHNPEMDRRRLIRVNGRRVPGTCEWIRDNVLYRSWLTCSQPSSDTALLWITGGPGMGKTMLSIFVIEELEARARQEQEPLVTLLFFFCSSNEADRNTAVAILSGLLFQLIEQHPGLAKHASYYLKPSHAASSLASFDTLWHIFERILGDVALQTVQCVLDGLDECGRESAGWLLTALEGQARSSPGRFRLLVLSRQMDGLEGFTRLRLDVNNDKPLASDIERCIADGVRRLSRLDGIASKVCDMLQAKSDGTFLWVGLILKELAKKKTSQEVWETIHSLPKGLNKIYSRILDQIQPQQQDESARLLRWVATAMRPLRLEELQELRGLAGCGDGPACLVSSLQACREQVVCCEGLLRIHDDAVHLVHQSARDYLLGVAKPFGIRPEEAHLELARHCLSCLEQSEAQSPSPLLDYATMYWPEHARQSKQHANKVLERSRPLFRDGSPLGLRWWQVYRRTKEPGADDAPPGGEHVVAARGCLFRHQVVCRQDADRRRLEVLEPQNHRARRPRPHAPPLRRERRAPGHGRAAAPPPRRCQRKGRPGRDHAHVGGGAGPSGSHGPAHQAWSGRQRQGSEAADGAGQGGEAGTPGDCAAPPPSRRRRGGRGRPEAKAAGACGGAGSRSRRGGAAEADAAGRQPGLLGADGADEGGTARPRRDSPDAARPRRRRPQAEEAR, translated from the coding sequence atgctgcatGGCGGGGAGGCAGATGAACCAATCTTTCAGGCTGAGCTCTCGGCATCTTTTTACCAAAAGATGCTACCAGAGAGGTGTATAAGCCAAATAAACTTACATGTATCCTTAGCAGATGCGGATCACGATGGGATATGCCGTGACAACCTCCACAATCCCGAGATGGATCGCCGGAGGCTGATACGCGTCAACGGCAGGAGGGTGCCCGGGACTTGCGAATGGATCCGGGACAACGTGCTCTATCGCTCGTGGTTGACCTGCTCCCAGCCGAGCTCGGATACGGCCTTGCTCTGGATCACCGGGGGTCCTGGCATGGGCAAGACAatgctctccatctttgtAATCGAGGAGCTCGAAGCGCGGGCAAggcaggagcaggagcctTTGGTGACGCtgctgttcttcttctgctcgagCAACGAGGCAGACCGCAACACAGCGGTCGCCATCCTCAGCGGGCTACTGTTCCAGCTCATCGAGCAACACCCAGGCCTGGCCAAGCACGCCTCCTACTACCTGAAGCCCAGCCACGCGGCGAGCTCGCTAGCCTCGTTCGACACGCTCTGGCACATTTTCGAGAGGATCCTCGGCGACGTGGCGCTCCAGACGGTCCAGTGTGTCCTGGACGGACTGGACGAGTGCGGGAGGGAGTCGGCGGGCTGGCTGCTGACGGCGCTCGAGGGCCAGGCGCGGTCGAGCCCAGGGAGGTTCCGGCTGCTGGTGCTAAGCCGGCAGATGGATGGCCTGGAGGGCTTCACCCGGCTGCGGCTCGATGTCAACAACGACAAGCCGCTGGCCAGCGACATCGAGCGGTGCATCGCCGACGGCGTCAGAAGGCTTTCCCGCCTGGACGGGATTGCGTCCAAGGTGTGCGACATGCTCCAGGCCAAGTCGGACGGTACGTTTCTCTGGGTGGGCCTGAttctcaaggagctggccaagaagaagacgagccAGGAGGTGTGGGAGACAATACACAGTCTGCCCAAGGGCCTGAACAAGATCTACTCTCGCATCCTGGACCAGatccagccccagcagcaggaCGAGAGCGCGCGGCTCCTGCGCTGGGTCGCTACGGCGATGCGCCCGCTGCGGCTTGAAGAGCTGCAGGAGCTGCGAGGGCTGGCGGGATGCGGTGATGGGCCGGCATGTCTCGTCAGCAGCCTCCAGGCGTGCCGCGAGCAGGTGGTCTGCTGCGAGGGCCTCCTGAGGATTCACGACGACGCCGTCCACTTGGTCCACCAGTCGGCCAGGGACTATCTGCTGGGCGTCGCGAAGCCCTTTGGTATCCGGCCCGAGGAGGCGCACCTCGAGCTCGCCAGGCACTGCCTGAGCTGCCTGGAGCAGAGTGAGGCGCAAAGCCCATCGCCGCTCCTGGACTATGCCACCATGTACTGGCCAGAGCACGCCCGGCAGTCGAAGCAGCACGCCAACAAGGTCCTGGAGCGGTCGCGACCCTTGTTCCGCGACGGCTCTCCCCTGGGGCTGCGCTGGTGGCAGGTGTACCGCAGGACCAAGGAGCCGGGAGCGGACGATGCGCCGCCCGGGGGGGAACATGTCGTGGCTGCACGTGGCTGCTTATTTCGGCATCAAGTCGTTTGTCGACAAGACGCTGACCGACGACGCCTGGAAGTTTTGGAGCCGCAAAATCACCGAGCGCGACGACCTCGGCCGCACGCTCCTCCACTGCGCCGCGAGCGGAGGGCACCAGGACATGgtagagctgctgctccgccaCCGCGCCGATGCCAACGCAAAGGACGGCCGGGGCGGGACCACGCTCAtgtgggcggcggcgcagggcCATCAGGGAGTCACGGACCTGCTCATCAAGCATGGAGTGGACGTCAACGCCAAGGATCAGAGGCGGCAGACGGCGCTGGGCAAGGCGGCGAGGCAGGGACACCTGGAGATTGTGCGGcgcctcctccatctcggcgcCGACGTGGAGGCCGAGGACGACCGGAAGCAAAGGCCGCTGGGGCTTGCGGCGGAGCAGGGTCACGAAGCCGTCGTGGAGGCGCTGCTGAAGCGGACGCCGCAGGTCGACAACCAGGACTTTTGGGGGCAGACGGCGCTGATGAGGGCGGCACAGCGAGGCCACGCCGCGATAGTCCAGACGCTGctcggccacggcgccgacgTCCACAAGCGGAGGAGGCTCGATGA
- a CDS encoding uncharacterized protein (EggNog:ENOG41), whose protein sequence is MTMAQRTLSRDAYTVGWISALSVEFAAAEQLLDEEHGDVALDHDDDSLYTLGSIGKHNVVIACLPAGSTGTNSAAAVATRMKAQFPSIRFGLMVGIGGGVPGVTADIRLGDVVVSQPSARSGGVIQYDFGKSTPDGFARTGFLSPPPRILLSALAKMQAQSLRGRSVFASHLSRFDGLSEFRRDHAGPDQLFESNYDHVGGPTCEGCDQKQLVKRTPGRGENQVKAHYGTIASGNMVMRSGRARDKLSCELGDVLCFEMEAAGLMNGLPCLVIRGICDYADSHKNKTWQPYAAATAAAYAKELLLTIPGIIHAQGHEPDRGPTISSDRRIRTEPLPNVRVSAGDNSGFIVGANYGNISGTSLLGRFH, encoded by the exons ATGACTATGGCCCAACGCACCCTTAGTCGCGATGCCTACACTGTGGGATGGATCTCCGCCCTCTCCGTTgagtttgctgctgcggagcAGCTGCTCGACGAAGAGCACGGCGACGTTGCTCTGGATCACGACGACGATAGCCTCTACACGCTGGGCAGCATCGGTAAGCACAATGTCGTAATTGCGTGCCTGCCGGCTGGCTCCACGGGCACTAATTCCGCCGCCGCGGTCGCCACCCGGATGAAGGCCCAGTTTCCCTCAATTCGCTTCGGCCTCATGGTCGGTATTGGAGGAGGCGTCCCAGGGGTCACAGCGGACATTCGCCTCGGCGACGTAGTCGTGAGCCAGCCGTCAGCGAGGAGCGGAGGTGTGATACAGTACGACTTTGGGAAGAGCACGCCGGACGGGTTTGCGAGAACGGGCTTCCTCAGTCCTCCGCCGAGGATCCTCCTGAGCgcgctggccaagatgcaggcGCAGAGCCTCCGAGGGAGAAGCGTCTTTGCGTCGCACCTGTCGCGGTTCGACGGCCTCTCCGAGTTTAGGCGTGACCACGCGGGACCCGACCAGCTGTTTGAATCCAATTATGACCATGTGGGCGGGCCTACCTGTGAGGGCTGCGACCAGAAACAGCTGGTCAAGCGGACGCCCGGTAGGGGAGAGAATCAGGTCAAGGCTCATTATGGCACGATTGCCTCTGGGAACATGGTGATGAGGTCCGGTCGGGCACGAGACAAGCTGAGCTGCGAGCTCGGAGACGTGCTCTGCTTCGAGATGGAAGCTGCCGGGCTTATGAATGGCTTGCCGTGCCTGGTGATTCGAG GCATTTGCGATTATGCAGACTCGCACAAAAACAAGACGTGGCAGCCATACGCGGCggcgacagcagcagcctatgCCAAGGAGCTCCTCCTCACCATCCCCGGTATAATCCACGCTCAGGGTCATGAGCCAGACAGAGGGCCGACAATAAGCAGCGACAGGCGGATTCGTACCGAACCCTTGCCCAACGTGCGTGTTTCTGCGGGCGACAATTCGGGGTTCATTGTGGGAGCAAACTATGGGAATATCAGTGGAACCAGCTTGTTGGGTCGATTTCATTAA
- a CDS encoding uncharacterized protein (EggNog:ENOG41~TransMembrane:5 (o12-30i151-169o175-194i254-271o283-303i)) — translation MSIPLSLPELPAWAAQLAGILPLTGLVELVDASEKLHSLELAAAVPLWNWPVTPAMARSLFSNDNADACYLDSVRQSQALHCIDGRFGDLYPSSTPTTSLMCGQTKRPATVIANPWLDRETPRGRRQKLKVIVLTENLDRPQPRLSSSSSAHLWMSILGWLCWAGAGITSLYARLYIAAAYLALMPLTGATIGLTHGNAPRQLLDTTLDHARMVVATHSLNGTAWCAFYGESKLLNTLLNRPLCRVDARPSGRLLPLGLLLRLLIAGQWVLSVGSCALRDWNAIVIFAWLMFCILYSAFVYPLRVCVQDWLRQSCNLSAECIDVEFTTRRSMLSALVCLNPDTKERRTAWIDPILRQSEDRDSWQRELLNYILTKRTPGDAIANQYWWKFIEEGYNAGDKIKDKIEHIMKLSI, via the exons ATGTCTAtccccctctctctcccgGAGCTGCCAGCATGGGCCGCACAGCTGGCGGGCATCCTGCCGCTCACAGGCCTGGTCGAGCTGGTTGATGCCTCTGAAAAGCTGCATTCGCTCGAGCTCGCTGCCGCGGTGCCTCTGTGGAACTGGCCCGTCACGCCGGCCATGGCCCGGTCCCTGTTTTCCAACGACAACGCCGACGCGTGCTACCTAGACTCTGTGAGACAATCCCAGGCCTTGCACTGCATTGACGGTCGTTTCGGTGACCTGTACCCGTCCAGCACCCCCACCACGTCACTCATGTGTGGACAGACGAAGAGGCCGGCCACGGTCATCGCCAATCCGTGGCTCGACAGAGAGACGCCTCGCGGACGCAGACAGAAACTCAAGGTGATTGTATTGACGGAGAACCTTGACCGGCCCCAGCCACGcctttccagctcctccagtgCCCACCTTTGGATGTCTATCCTCGGATGGCTCTGTTGGGCCGGTGCTGGCATCACCTCCCTCTACGCCCGGCTGTATATAGCTGCCGCATACCTGGCCCTCATGCCGCTGACGGGAGCCACCATCGGCCTCACGCACGGCAATGCTCCTCGCCAGCTACTGGATACCACTCTCGACCACGCGCGCATGGTCGTTGCGACCCACAGTCTGAACGGGACTGCCTGGTGCGCCTTTTACGGCGagagcaagctgctcaacacTCTGCTCAACAGGCCGCTCTGCCGTGTCGACGCCAGGCCGTCGggccgcctcctccccctcgggctgctgctgcggctccTCATCGCGGGCCAGTGGGTGCTGAGCGTGGGATCATGCGCCCTGCGGGACTGGaacgccatcgtcatcttcgcgTGGCTCATGTTCTGCATCCTCTACAGCGCGTTTGTGTACCCTCTGCGGGTGTGTGTCCAGGACTGGCTGCGGCAGAGCTGCAATCTGAGCGCCGAGTGCATCGACGTCGAGTTCACGACGCGCAGGTCCATGCTCTCCGCACTCGTCTGCCTTAACCCCGACACGAAGGAGAGACGCACTGCGTGGATCGATCCAATTCTTCGCCAGTCCGAAGACCGAGACTCGTGGCAGAGAGAGCTCCTGAATTATATACTTACCA AGAGGACCCCAGGTGATGCTATAGCGAATCAGTATTGGTGGAAATTCATCGAAGAGGGCTACAATGCTGgggacaagatcaaggacaAGATTGAACACATAATGAAATTAAGCATTTAG
- a CDS encoding uncharacterized protein (EggNog:ENOG41) encodes MMRDALSSHYVGLAGFYHEEAARQSPEGKIRYDETAELTSDFAIRVTEDAQKATAAARAVRDSTDCVNKLTIDAKSLAAIGDIEAAKAVVSDLQVALEGCEKSHGDAVVARESAQRMMARFHYKKLNKLQENEDEENEDQEDDPPTPQPKESDEATDAPGVD; translated from the coding sequence ATGATGCGCGATGCCCTGTCTTCCCACTATGTCGGACTTGCAGGCTTCTATCacgaagaagcagcgagGCAATCACCTGAAGGGAAGATACGCTATGATGAAACGGCTGAGCTTACATCAGATTTCGCCATAAGAGTCACGGAGGATGCACAGAAAGCTACGGCGGCAGCTAGGGCCGTAAGGGACTCGACTGATTGCGTTAATAAACTCACAATCGATGCTAAATCCCTAGCGGCGATTGGGGATATTGAAGCAGCTAAAGCAGTTGTGAGCGATCTTCAAGTGGCCCTGGAAGGCTGCGAGAAGAGCCATGGTGATGCCGTTGTTGCCAGAGAAAGCGCCCAGCGGATGATGGCCAGGTTTCACTACAAGAAACTCAATAAACTTcaagagaatgaagatgaagagaatgaagatcAAGAAGACGACCCACCTACACCTCAACCAAAAGAGTCTGATGAAGCCACTGATGCGCCTGGAGTAGACTAA
- a CDS encoding uncharacterized protein (EggNog:ENOG41), with product MATGKTYDDYTIGWVATIPSGVAAFRALLDEEHESLPPQDDLDDNSYVLGRMGGRNVVLAYPGESKSTLAAEIVSNMAYSFPKIQLRLIVGVGGGAPQPEPDPKKDIRLGDVVVGFPNGENNCVVQWEKSTGEEGSFVVTCHLNGPPPVFIEAIEELKSVHAAENGTMQRYIDEAIQSNSPGMETFKYPGLEKDRLFRSGYIHKAVKPKSADGCAACDREKIIERTTREPSHVMVHYGQIASSNKAMKASKKRDSLRKEWGVLCFEMEAAGLTNDLPFLLIRGICDYSDSHKNNEWRPFASLTAAAYSKDLLMVLPSQEDGAMPPAAGSAREESHVGKGLGGEEVSESNRGSETEKEAETERDSVSGMSGGSGESALDEKNLWGEPEAARGSKALKESKMLDTTGTTKENKADKSEILGDVGLGGESKTEGGSETANNAGPQIGSGPLKKSKSKKGGTGKKPGSVRVQEAGQETGPATESLAPPKAPPKESGAKKKAGTKSKRASKVTREDGTLAKVGTKKKARDSSGAVTTGGEAMEATAIKKMAGEIKAITIEKTEEAMEAMTVEKAGETEAMTIGKAGEMMEAMTIGKIEEMMMDSQAKGEALVGRPEPNQEPKPGGCGTKTESNIKQRAAISRGSESPRKASHARAQAQPRLCGCRGRCWTLEIPLAGLQYSSTTDLSAAVKSGNLWLLRMILHRGVDPNKAEQPGGQSALHEAAYWNRPHAAQIIMGFMGKRTIHAKNHEGLTAIEVAKKRGNEDVVRLLEAYM from the exons ATGGCAACTGGAAA AACGTATGATGACTACACTATAGGATGGGTAGCCACTATACCTTCTGGGGTAGCCGCATTTCGGGCGTTGCTGGACGAAGAACACGAGTCGCTTCCACCACAAGATGATCTGGACGACAACAGCTATGTTCTTGGCCGGATGGGGGGCCGTAATGTTGTTTTGGCATATCCCGGAGAGTCCAAGAGTACCCTTGCTGCCGAAATTGTATCCAATATGGCCTATTCCTTTCCCAAAATTCAGCTGAGATTGATTGTGGGAGTAGGCGGTGGTGCTCCGCAGCCAGAACCCGATCCGAAGAAGGACATTCGACTTggcgatgttgttgttggctTTCCCAATGGGGAAAACA ATTGCGTGGTGCAGTGGGAGAAGAGCACGGGGGAAGAGGGCAGTTTTGTGGTGACATGTCATCTTAATGGGCCTCCTCCAGTATTCATCGAGGCAATTGAAGAGCTGAAATCAGTCCATGCGGCTGAAAATGGCACCATGCAGCGATACATTGATGAAGCCATCCAGTCAAATTCCCCCGGCATGGAAACCTTCAAGTATCCGGGGCTCGAGAAGGATCGATTGTTCCGATCAGGCTACATACACAAGGCCGTGAAGCCAAAGAGTGCGGACGGTTGTGCGGCATGTGATAGGGAGAAAATCATTGAGCGAACAACAAGGGAACCATCGCATGTCATGGTTCATTACGGCCAGATCGCCTCTAGCAACAAAGCGATGAAGGCTTCTAAGAAGCGGGATTCTCTTAGAAAAGAGTGGGGGGTTCTCTGtttcgagatggaggcggccGGTCTCACGAATGACTTGCCGTTTCTTCTCATCAGGGGCATTTGTGACTATTCAGACAGTCACAAGAATAATGAATGGCGGCCCTTTGCCTCTCTCACGGCCGCCGCATACTCCAAGGATCTCTTGATGGTGCTTCCGTCGCAGGAGGACGGGGCTATGCCGCCCGCAGCAGGATCTGCTCGGGAGGAATCTCATGTGGGAAAGGGATTGGGTGGGGAAGAAGTATCTGAATCTAACAGAGGCTCTGAAACCGAGAAGGAAGCTGAGACAGAAAGAGATTCTGTGTCTGGAATGTCAGGAGGGAGCGGAGAATCTG CTCTGGACGAGAAAAATCTGTGGGGGGAACCAGAAGCTGCCAGAGGATCAAAAGCGCTGAAGGAGTCCAAAATGCTAGATACAACTGGAACAACgaaagagaacaaggcgGACAAGTCTGAAATCCTAGGGGATGTTGGACTTGGTGGGGAGTCTAAGACAGAAGGGGGGTCTGAGACGGCTAACAACGCTGGACCCCAAATTGGATCTGGGCCGTTGAAgaaatccaaatccaaaaaaGGTGGAACTGGGAAGAAACCTGGATCTGTACGAGTACAGGAAGCCGGACAAGAGACTGGACCTGCGACGGAATCTTTGGCTCCCCCCAAGGCACCCCCGAAAGAATCTGgagccaaaaaaaaggccggAACCAAATCAAAACGAGCCTCCAAGGTcacaagagaagatggcaCTCTGGCAAAAGTTGGgacaaaaaagaaggcgagaGATTCAAGCGGTGCTGTGACGACAGGTGGAGAAGCAATGGAAGCCACGGCGATTAAGAAGATGGCAGGAGAGATCAAAGCTATAACGATTGAGAAGACTGAAGAAGCGATGGAAGCCATGACAGTGGAGAAGGCTGGAGAAACGGAAGCCATGACAATTGGGAAGGCTGGAGAAATGATGGAAGCCATGACAATTGGGAAGATTGAAgaaatgatgatggattCTCAGGCCAAGGGAGAAGCTCTCGTTGGTAGACCGGAACCCAATCAGGAACCCAAGCCCGGAGGTTGCGGAACAAAAACAGAGTCCAACATCAAACAACGGGCTGCTATTTCAAGAGGCTCGGAAAGCCCAAGGAAAGCAAGCCATGCGAGAGCCCAAGCGCAACCGAGACTCTGTGGATGCAGGGGAAGGTGCTGGACACTAGAAATACCACTTGCTGGTCTCCAATACTCGTCGACCACAGATCTCTCGGCGGCCGTGAAGAGCGGTAACCTGTGGCTGCTGAGGATGATACTCCACAGGGGCGTTGACCCCAACAAGGCGGAACAACCTGGCGGCCAGAGTGCGCTGCACGAAGCAGCGTACTGGAACCGTCCCCATGCAGCGCAGATTATCATGGGGTTTATGGGTAAACGTACTATTCATGCAAAGAATCACGAGGGACTGACAGCGATTGAGGTGGCAAAGAAGCGGGGCAATGAGGATGTCGTTCGATTGCTGGAGGCTTATATGTGA